One window from the genome of Pseudanabaena yagii GIHE-NHR1 encodes:
- a CDS encoding DUF2854 domain-containing protein has product MLKLNKISLASIGLFVGGILFLVGFWAYAKGNSTLNLVGFFYGFPILLGGFAFKSSEVAPVPVIVPESEEVVALRKLQETSTQKQLRRDVTRYRYGIKAHLDEVLEKLGMRPTDEERPLLIGIYEEISQAEETKGAYSLVLRFQSPLMGFDVWQQKQDKLTRFFGPGIVAVVTELANKEVDLRLISQNAAS; this is encoded by the coding sequence ATGCTTAAGCTTAATAAAATATCACTTGCTTCAATTGGCTTGTTTGTTGGTGGAATTCTCTTTTTAGTTGGTTTTTGGGCTTATGCCAAGGGAAACTCGACCTTAAATCTAGTTGGCTTTTTCTACGGGTTTCCGATTCTCTTAGGGGGGTTTGCTTTTAAATCATCAGAGGTCGCACCAGTACCTGTAATTGTGCCTGAATCTGAAGAGGTTGTAGCGCTCCGCAAATTACAAGAGACATCAACCCAGAAGCAATTACGCAGAGATGTCACTCGCTATCGTTACGGAATTAAGGCTCATTTAGATGAAGTTTTAGAAAAATTAGGAATGCGTCCCACTGATGAGGAGCGCCCCCTTTTAATCGGCATCTATGAAGAGATTTCTCAGGCTGAAGAAACTAAGGGGGCTTACAGTCTAGTTTTGCGGTTTCAATCTCCCTTGATGGGCTTTGATGTTTGGCAACAAAAACAAGACAAGTTAACGAGATTTTTTGGACCTGGAATTGTTGCTGTTGTCACTGAGTTAGCAAATAAGGAAGTTGACCTGCGTCTCATCTCCCAGAACGCAGCAAGTTAG
- a CDS encoding FAD-binding oxidoreductase: MRLTDHQLVALFTELLGADRVLAFASLNSHLHDRIVQSLTPDSLSPACVIYPQTIDELSKAIALAYEQRLRVLPCGNATKLDWGGLVSRADVVISTSRLNQIIEHCIGDLTVTVQAGVTYQDLQAVLSKQGQFLAIDPPYPNATIGGILATGSAGSLRHRYNSVRDMCLGIEFVRADGKVVKAGGRVVKNVAGYDLMKLLTGSYGTLGIASSITFRLYPLPEFTQIVIATGAAEVIAQLQQKLSTSVLTPTACDLLSASLITKLGLGDSLGLAVQFSSLKISVLEQCDRLAVLAKELNLQVQVVDAVTDFWRSLENLLWQNELRNASSASTNHPVICKLGILPSASVSLTQQCQQIFSQQSYFLQIHAGSGLGILRIENGTAPQIAEQLAKVRSIAEAQSGFLSLLESPQELKFNNKVFGNVWGYTGNVRDLMVKIQQQFDPRGLLSPERLV; encoded by the coding sequence GTGAGACTTACAGATCATCAATTAGTTGCACTATTTACAGAGCTTTTGGGAGCCGATCGCGTTCTTGCATTTGCAAGCCTCAATTCCCATTTGCATGATCGAATTGTGCAGAGTCTCACACCTGATAGTCTGTCACCAGCTTGCGTAATCTATCCACAAACTATTGATGAGTTATCTAAGGCGATCGCTTTAGCCTATGAACAGCGATTGCGAGTACTCCCCTGCGGTAATGCTACAAAGTTGGATTGGGGTGGTTTAGTTAGTCGAGCTGATGTGGTGATTAGTACCTCACGGCTAAACCAAATCATCGAGCATTGTATTGGCGATCTGACTGTGACAGTGCAAGCGGGAGTGACATATCAGGATTTACAAGCAGTCTTATCCAAACAAGGGCAATTTTTAGCGATCGATCCCCCCTATCCCAATGCAACCATTGGCGGCATTTTAGCAACGGGAAGTGCGGGTTCGTTGCGACATCGCTATAACAGTGTCCGCGATATGTGCTTAGGTATTGAATTTGTTCGCGCCGATGGGAAAGTAGTCAAGGCTGGTGGGCGCGTTGTGAAAAATGTGGCTGGCTATGACCTGATGAAACTATTAACGGGTTCCTATGGAACTTTGGGCATTGCCTCCAGCATTACCTTTAGACTCTATCCTTTACCTGAATTCACGCAAATTGTAATAGCAACAGGGGCAGCCGAAGTGATCGCTCAATTACAACAAAAACTTAGTACATCGGTGTTGACTCCCACAGCTTGCGATTTATTGTCGGCTTCATTAATTACCAAGTTGGGATTAGGCGATAGCCTTGGCTTAGCGGTGCAATTCTCTAGCCTCAAAATTAGCGTTCTCGAACAATGCGATCGCCTTGCAGTACTTGCAAAAGAACTGAATTTACAAGTGCAGGTTGTTGATGCAGTGACAGATTTTTGGCGATCGCTAGAAAATTTACTTTGGCAAAATGAACTGCGTAATGCATCATCAGCATCCACTAATCATCCTGTTATCTGTAAATTAGGTATCTTGCCCTCAGCCAGCGTTTCCCTCACGCAGCAATGCCAACAAATTTTTAGTCAGCAATCCTATTTCTTACAAATTCATGCTGGTAGCGGTTTAGGTATCTTGCGAATAGAAAATGGAACCGCCCCTCAAATTGCAGAGCAGTTAGCGAAGGTGAGAAGTATTGCCGAAGCCCAGAGTGGATTTCTAAGCCTTCTCGAATCGCCTCAAGAGTTGAAATTTAATAACAAAGTTTTCGGAAATGTTTGGGGATATACAGGTAATGTCCGTGATCTTATGGTCAAAATTCAACAACAGTTTGATCCGCGAGGTTTACTCAGTCCTGAGCGACTTGTTTAG
- a CDS encoding Ycf66 family protein, with amino-acid sequence MINIGGNPLMILLAIVAALGGVGLYFVRNFRPELARDHDIFFSAIALVYGIILLAFNFRMEITTQLAQVLVVGFAGWFAVESLVLRQALANQARRAPSSPLVDDEEPIGSDYRVEIDPTREIAPRPTRDSARRMRGAVPSGAEASELRGDTTDERRSSRRPKRGTSTSNNDSVIDIDENDIRPVSPKRRPRPSSDGSNGDRPRNRNSESDGFNNGDGSSKDNFASGRRRRPSTRPSYPNNEIPDTDDF; translated from the coding sequence ATGATCAACATCGGTGGCAACCCGCTAATGATTCTTTTGGCAATCGTTGCCGCTTTAGGAGGTGTGGGTTTATATTTTGTGCGAAACTTTCGACCTGAATTAGCCCGCGACCACGATATATTTTTCTCCGCGATCGCCTTGGTCTATGGCATCATCCTGCTAGCCTTTAATTTTCGGATGGAAATTACCACACAGCTAGCACAGGTACTAGTTGTGGGATTTGCAGGTTGGTTTGCTGTCGAGTCTTTAGTACTGCGTCAAGCCCTTGCCAATCAAGCACGCAGAGCGCCATCAAGTCCATTAGTCGATGACGAAGAACCAATTGGTTCAGACTATCGGGTGGAAATTGATCCCACTCGCGAAATTGCGCCCCGTCCCACTCGCGATTCAGCCCGTCGGATGCGTGGAGCAGTTCCTAGTGGAGCAGAAGCCAGTGAGCTAAGAGGAGATACTACCGATGAACGTCGGTCGTCACGTCGCCCTAAGAGAGGCACTAGCACCAGCAACAATGATTCAGTAATCGATATCGACGAAAATGATATTCGTCCTGTAAGCCCTAAGCGTCGTCCACGTCCTAGCAGTGATGGTAGCAATGGCGATCGCCCCAGAAATCGTAATAGTGAATCCGATGGGTTTAACAATGGCGATGGATCTAGCAAGGACAATTTTGCTTCGGGAAGAAGAAGGAGACCATCAACTCGCCCATCATATCCAAACAATGAAATCCCTGACACTGACGATTTTTAG
- a CDS encoding peptidoglycan-binding domain-containing protein: protein MDATLRQGSKGNAVVELQQLLQAKGFYTGKIDGDFGAGTANAVLKFQKANGLTADGIVGNASWSKLREASPSPSNPQTTPSTQALPTLLPGSQGQAVAQAQQLLKAKGYYQGRIDGDFGVGTRDAIAAFQRANGLTVDGKVGAQTWQKLQAPAIADVTSQPSVTPPTDVVIVRPPVATPTPTPTPSVTPTPTPPSSVFVPAPTGTTSTDTTPVTSIPPASAISLVDAANSYSRARLPNQTVALNNLQANISPEILQQFLQRWQIASGQANTAPSLQDALSTYNSSQMLNQNLALQWLQNQLLPQTLDQFRQDWSNLNVAVGISTGTPFTPSQPAPTTTPPTLQLINLTDAVKVYKRTPSQVTALENLQSSVPDLTLQQFFQRWSTASDQSAIAISLLDVFQDYNSQQFPSQVTALQWLEKELTSAQLAQFSRDWQA from the coding sequence ATGGACGCAACATTAAGACAAGGTAGCAAGGGTAATGCGGTAGTTGAATTGCAGCAACTACTCCAAGCTAAGGGATTCTATACTGGCAAAATTGATGGTGATTTTGGTGCTGGTACTGCCAATGCAGTTTTAAAATTTCAAAAAGCTAATGGGCTAACTGCTGACGGCATTGTGGGCAATGCTAGTTGGTCAAAACTGCGAGAAGCCAGCCCATCACCAAGTAACCCACAAACTACTCCATCAACCCAAGCCTTACCAACTCTATTGCCCGGCTCTCAGGGACAAGCTGTGGCTCAAGCTCAACAACTTCTCAAAGCAAAGGGCTATTATCAAGGACGCATTGATGGTGATTTTGGCGTGGGCACAAGGGATGCGATCGCTGCTTTTCAAAGGGCGAATGGTTTAACTGTCGATGGCAAGGTAGGGGCACAAACATGGCAAAAATTACAAGCACCTGCGATCGCGGATGTTACTTCCCAACCTTCAGTCACACCGCCAACTGATGTCGTGATTGTGCGCCCACCAGTGGCAACGCCAACGCCAACGCCTACTCCATCAGTAACACCAACACCGACACCCCCATCTTCAGTTTTTGTACCTGCTCCAACTGGCACTACTAGTACTGACACAACACCTGTTACCTCAATCCCTCCAGCTAGTGCGATTAGTTTAGTGGATGCAGCTAATAGTTATAGTCGCGCGAGGTTGCCCAATCAGACTGTGGCGCTTAATAACTTACAAGCAAATATCTCCCCTGAAATCTTGCAGCAATTTCTGCAACGTTGGCAAATCGCCTCTGGCCAGGCAAATACAGCTCCATCATTACAGGATGCGCTCAGTACCTATAACAGCAGCCAAATGCTTAACCAAAATTTGGCTTTGCAATGGTTACAGAACCAACTACTCCCTCAAACCCTAGATCAGTTCCGTCAGGATTGGTCAAATCTCAACGTAGCTGTGGGTATAAGCACAGGTACACCCTTTACTCCATCTCAGCCTGCGCCAACCACAACTCCTCCAACGCTACAGTTGATTAATCTCACTGATGCTGTCAAAGTTTACAAACGTACACCTAGTCAAGTAACTGCTCTCGAAAATCTGCAATCATCTGTGCCTGACCTAACCTTGCAGCAGTTTTTCCAACGCTGGTCAACGGCTTCCGATCAAAGTGCGATCGCTATTTCGTTGCTAGATGTTTTTCAAGACTACAACAGCCAGCAATTTCCGAGTCAAGTTACTGCCTTGCAATGGCTAGAAAAGGAATTGACCTCTGCTCAGTTAGCGCAGTTTTCACGCGATTGGCAAGCCTAA
- the rimI gene encoding ribosomal protein S18-alanine N-acetyltransferase: MSLSTRIYLSEIDQKFLAQLRAIDCACLGDFWSLEAYQREIDNPSSCVLGLTTENHELLGFGCLWAVMEEAHITVLAVRPEYQGQGLGKAIVWGLLKKARDRHLEWATLEVRESNHVAIALYQSFGFQEIGRRPNYYEVTNEDALMLWRKGIHTPEFGILLEHWHESISLNLLVKGWNL, encoded by the coding sequence ATGAGCCTATCGACCCGAATCTATCTAAGTGAGATTGATCAAAAATTTTTAGCGCAGTTAAGGGCTATTGACTGTGCGTGCCTAGGTGATTTTTGGAGTTTAGAGGCTTATCAACGTGAAATCGATAACCCTAGTAGTTGCGTACTCGGCTTAACAACGGAAAATCATGAATTACTGGGGTTTGGTTGCCTTTGGGCTGTTATGGAAGAAGCACATATTACGGTTTTAGCGGTACGTCCTGAATATCAAGGTCAAGGGTTGGGTAAAGCTATTGTTTGGGGCTTACTCAAAAAAGCTCGCGATCGCCATTTGGAATGGGCAACCCTCGAAGTCCGTGAGTCTAACCACGTAGCGATCGCCCTGTATCAAAGCTTTGGATTTCAAGAAATTGGGAGAAGACCTAATTACTACGAGGTTACAAATGAAGATGCCCTCATGCTATGGCGCAAAGGCATCCATACGCCAGAATTTGGAATTTTGCTAGAGCATTGGCATGAGTCAATATCTCTAAATTTATTAGTTAAGGGATGGAATTTGTAA
- a CDS encoding (Fe-S)-binding protein has translation MQVSDQPNSNNLVPNLLTSLTPIGSETFDSKNPPSPELIDACVHCGFCLSTCPSYRIIGKETDSPRGRIYLMDGINEGDIPLSPAIAQHFDTCLGCLACVTTCPSGVQYDQLIEATRAQVERNHPRSLPEKLLRQFIFATFPYPNRLRVLLAPLLAYQKLGLQKLLRSTGWLEKFLPQQLKAMESVLPDLTPESFKDQLPEVIPAKGEKRYRVGMILGCVQRVFLPEVNNATVRVLTANGCEVVIPKLQGCCGALTHHQGQEAQTLELAKQTIDTFAHLNLDAVLINASGCGHTLKEYGHILKDDRQYAAKAKEFSSKVKDVQEFLDHVGLTAKLSPLQDQPLAIAYQDACHMLHGQKISLEPRRLLRQIPNVQLRESIDASLCCGSAGIYNILQPEVGHELGEMKVTNLTDTGAEVIASANVGCITQIRKHLKLQNKNVLLMHPMQLLDYSIQGKKLN, from the coding sequence ATGCAAGTTTCTGATCAGCCTAACTCTAATAACCTCGTTCCTAATTTGCTTACTTCCCTAACCCCAATAGGTTCAGAAACATTTGACAGCAAGAATCCTCCTAGCCCTGAACTCATTGATGCCTGTGTGCATTGCGGCTTCTGTCTATCCACTTGTCCCAGTTATCGCATTATCGGCAAAGAGACGGATTCGCCAAGGGGAAGAATCTACTTGATGGATGGAATTAATGAAGGTGATATTCCCTTATCTCCTGCGATCGCTCAGCATTTCGATACTTGTTTGGGTTGTCTCGCCTGCGTGACCACTTGTCCCTCTGGTGTGCAGTACGACCAGTTGATTGAGGCAACTCGCGCCCAAGTTGAACGAAACCATCCGCGATCGCTACCTGAGAAATTATTACGCCAATTTATCTTTGCGACATTTCCCTATCCTAACCGCCTGCGAGTCTTGCTTGCGCCCCTATTGGCTTATCAGAAATTAGGGTTGCAAAAACTATTGCGATCGACGGGTTGGCTAGAGAAATTCCTGCCTCAACAGCTAAAGGCAATGGAGTCAGTACTACCCGATCTTACGCCCGAATCCTTTAAAGATCAGCTACCAGAAGTAATTCCTGCTAAGGGAGAGAAGCGCTATCGCGTTGGCATGATCCTAGGCTGTGTGCAGCGTGTATTTTTGCCAGAGGTGAATAATGCGACTGTGCGTGTATTAACGGCAAATGGTTGTGAAGTTGTCATTCCTAAATTGCAAGGCTGTTGTGGTGCTTTGACTCACCATCAAGGACAGGAAGCCCAAACCCTAGAGCTAGCGAAGCAAACTATTGATACCTTTGCCCATCTCAATTTGGATGCAGTACTCATTAATGCTTCAGGTTGTGGTCATACGCTCAAGGAATATGGACATATTCTCAAAGATGATCGCCAATATGCTGCAAAGGCGAAGGAGTTCTCTAGCAAGGTTAAGGATGTACAGGAATTTCTCGATCATGTGGGCTTAACTGCTAAGTTGTCACCATTGCAAGATCAACCTTTAGCGATCGCCTATCAAGATGCTTGTCATATGCTGCATGGACAAAAGATCAGTCTTGAACCTCGCCGCCTCTTGCGCCAAATTCCCAATGTCCAGTTAAGAGAGTCTATTGATGCTTCGCTCTGCTGTGGTAGTGCAGGAATTTATAATATTTTGCAGCCAGAGGTTGGGCATGAGTTGGGAGAAATGAAGGTGACAAATCTGACTGATACTGGCGCTGAGGTGATTGCATCAGCAAATGTGGGATGTATTACCCAAATTCGCAAACATCTAAAGCTCCAAAATAAGAATGTTCTGCTCATGCATCCAATGCAGCTTTTAGACTACTCCATTCAAGGTAAAAAACTGAATTGA
- the rpoD gene encoding RNA polymerase sigma factor RpoD, which translates to MSKAAIDLPIDIKLPIGKLGGNLDEIEEDLEDLDDDIDLDKDDLLDDSDEDPDLDDDPDKAGKLKGAKAKRASQTKKKHFTEDSIRLYLQEIGRIRLLRADEEIELARKIADLLELELKREEIANEIDCHPDDVREPDWAVKMGMPLGEFRKRLHSGRRAKDKMVQSNLRLVVSIAKKYMNRGLSFQDLIQEGSLGLIRAAEKFDHEKGYKFSTYATWWIRQAITRAIADQSRTIRLPVHLYETISRIKKTTKLLSQEMGRKPTEEEIATRMEMTIEKLRFIAKSAQLPISLETPIGKEEDSRLGDFIESEGETPDDQVAKSLLREDLESVLGTLSPRERDVLRLRYGLDDGRMKTLEEIGQIFNVTRERIRQIEAKALRKLRHPNRNSVLKEYIR; encoded by the coding sequence ATGAGCAAAGCAGCCATCGACCTACCTATTGACATCAAGTTGCCTATTGGCAAACTTGGCGGAAATCTTGATGAAATTGAAGAAGACCTTGAAGATTTAGATGATGATATTGATCTTGACAAGGATGACTTACTTGATGATTCAGATGAAGATCCAGACCTTGACGATGATCCCGATAAAGCTGGCAAATTAAAGGGGGCTAAAGCAAAACGAGCCAGTCAAACTAAGAAAAAGCATTTTACCGAAGACTCAATTCGTCTCTATTTGCAAGAGATTGGTCGTATCCGTCTGCTCAGGGCTGATGAAGAAATTGAGCTAGCACGTAAGATTGCTGATCTTCTGGAGTTAGAGCTAAAGCGTGAAGAAATAGCGAATGAAATCGACTGCCATCCCGATGATGTCAGAGAGCCAGATTGGGCTGTCAAAATGGGGATGCCCCTTGGTGAGTTTCGCAAGCGTCTTCATTCTGGTCGCCGAGCCAAAGACAAAATGGTGCAGTCGAACCTCCGTCTAGTGGTATCGATCGCCAAAAAATATATGAATCGGGGCTTGTCCTTCCAAGACTTGATCCAAGAGGGCAGTTTAGGTTTAATCCGTGCCGCCGAGAAGTTTGACCATGAAAAGGGTTACAAATTCTCGACCTATGCGACATGGTGGATTCGTCAGGCAATTACCCGTGCGATCGCCGATCAATCGCGTACTATTCGTCTTCCCGTCCACCTTTACGAAACTATTTCCCGAATTAAGAAAACAACTAAGTTGCTTTCTCAAGAAATGGGGCGTAAGCCTACCGAGGAAGAAATTGCTACTCGTATGGAGATGACGATCGAAAAGCTCCGCTTTATCGCCAAATCTGCACAGTTGCCAATTTCCCTCGAAACTCCTATCGGTAAGGAAGAAGATTCTCGCCTTGGTGACTTCATCGAGTCTGAAGGTGAAACCCCTGACGATCAAGTTGCTAAGAGCCTCTTGCGCGAAGATCTTGAAAGCGTATTGGGAACTCTCAGCCCTAGAGAGCGTGATGTATTACGGCTTCGCTATGGCTTAGATGATGGTCGGATGAAGACTCTCGAAGAAATTGGACAAATCTTTAACGTTACCCGTGAACGTATCCGCCAAATCGAAGCTAAAGCTCTCCGCAAGTTGCGCCATCCAAACCGCAATAGTGTTTTAAAAGAGTACATTCGTTAA
- a CDS encoding L-threonylcarbamoyladenylate synthase, with protein MSLVSLAALVAGARSGQLVSFPTDTVPALAVRPDRSADIFTLKQRSPDKPLILMASSWQEFLPFIDIGNPALEIWEQTAAKYFAGAVTLVLPASDRGANLNQGFTTLGIRIPDSKIAIAILQQTGAMLTTSANKSNQPPLRKMRDISTNFPNVWTLGDGLDIDEPIGSGLPSTVVEWTAENWLVRRQGAIKF; from the coding sequence ATGAGTTTAGTGTCTTTAGCCGCTTTAGTAGCAGGTGCAAGATCGGGGCAATTGGTTAGCTTTCCGACTGATACTGTGCCTGCTTTAGCAGTACGACCCGATCGCAGTGCTGATATTTTTACCCTCAAGCAGCGATCGCCTGATAAGCCATTGATTTTGATGGCATCGAGTTGGCAGGAGTTTTTACCATTTATTGATATTGGGAATCCTGCTTTAGAAATTTGGGAACAAACTGCTGCGAAATATTTTGCAGGAGCCGTAACTTTGGTTTTGCCTGCTAGCGATCGCGGCGCAAATTTAAATCAAGGTTTTACAACTTTAGGGATCAGAATTCCTGATAGTAAAATTGCGATCGCGATTTTGCAGCAAACAGGAGCAATGCTGACTACTAGCGCTAACAAAAGTAATCAGCCACCACTCAGGAAAATGCGAGATATATCTACTAATTTCCCAAATGTATGGACTTTAGGCGATGGTCTTGATATTGATGAGCCAATAGGAAGTGGTTTGCCGTCAACGGTCGTGGAATGGACAGCAGAAAATTGGTTGGTTCGTCGGCAAGGGGCAATCAAGTTTTAA
- a CDS encoding ISNCY family transposase, protein MVEIFRQQLESLPDKRTGKNSRYGMEDAAMSAFSVFFTQSPSFLSYQRTMEQTKGRSNAQSLFGVHKIPTDNHIRDLLDPVQPKEMFPVFETILETIEQKGKLQGFRGFANNLLMALDGTEYFSSKQIHCHHCSSRKMKSGEIHYFHSVVTPVIVSPHQSQVIPLVPEFIVPQDGNDKQDCENTAAKRWLLQHGSKYSAFKVTVLGDDLYSRQPLCQMLLEQQFNFILVCRPESHPTIYEHIEGIALPTVVVNKWTGKVQETYTYQYVNGLPIKDGDDALLVNWCELTVTRPDGKVVYKNSFATNHLITEQTVVEIVLAGRTRWKVENENNNTLKTKGYNLEHNFGHGKEHLASFLATLNILSLLFHTLLELVDDKYQLLRSHLPTRKTFFNDLRALTRYLVFDSWDHLLTFMIQGLELDLPPNSS, encoded by the coding sequence ATTGTAGAAATTTTCCGACAACAACTAGAATCATTGCCAGACAAGCGGACAGGCAAAAATAGTCGCTATGGCATGGAAGATGCAGCCATGAGTGCATTCAGTGTATTTTTCACTCAAAGTCCATCATTCTTGTCTTACCAGCGGACAATGGAGCAGACAAAAGGGCGAAGCAACGCCCAAAGTTTATTTGGGGTGCATAAAATACCAACGGATAACCATATCCGAGACTTGCTAGACCCAGTGCAACCTAAAGAAATGTTTCCAGTGTTCGAGACAATCTTGGAGACGATAGAGCAAAAGGGGAAACTGCAAGGATTTCGAGGATTCGCCAACAATCTATTAATGGCGCTAGATGGGACAGAGTACTTTAGTTCAAAACAAATACACTGTCACCATTGTTCGAGTAGGAAAATGAAATCAGGAGAAATTCATTATTTTCATAGCGTAGTTACGCCAGTTATCGTCAGTCCACATCAATCGCAAGTGATTCCCCTAGTACCAGAATTTATTGTGCCGCAGGATGGAAATGACAAGCAAGACTGTGAGAATACAGCCGCCAAAAGATGGTTGTTACAACATGGCAGTAAGTACAGTGCATTCAAGGTAACTGTTTTGGGTGATGACCTTTATTCTCGCCAACCCCTCTGCCAAATGCTATTAGAGCAACAGTTCAACTTCATCTTAGTCTGCCGCCCCGAATCTCACCCCACTATCTATGAGCATATAGAAGGGATTGCTTTGCCAACGGTGGTTGTCAATAAGTGGACAGGGAAAGTTCAAGAGACCTATACCTACCAATATGTCAATGGGCTACCTATCAAAGATGGTGACGATGCTTTGCTGGTTAACTGGTGTGAACTAACTGTGACTAGACCTGATGGCAAGGTAGTTTACAAAAACTCTTTTGCCACCAATCACCTGATTACTGAGCAAACAGTGGTGGAAATCGTGCTGGCTGGTCGTACTCGTTGGAAAGTGGAAAATGAGAATAACAATACTCTCAAAACTAAGGGCTACAACCTAGAACACAACTTTGGACATGGCAAGGAGCATCTTGCTTCATTCCTAGCCACCCTCAATATTTTGTCCCTACTATTTCACACGTTATTGGAATTGGTCGATGACAAGTACCAGTTATTGCGCTCTCATTTGCCAACCCGCAAAACCTTTTTTAACGATTTACGCGCCTTGACTCGATATCTTGTTTTTGATAGTTGGGATCATCTTTTGACTTTTATGATTCAAGGTTTGGAGTTAGATCTCCCTCCCAACAGTAGTTAA
- a CDS encoding serine/threonine-protein kinase, whose product MRQETLALLKEVGVVYDIKSRQKTIPNVIKALLFNLINHYLGFRSTVSYCVNPNCANPNNEPFATNCASCGSSLKLRNRYRASRPLGKGGFGATFLAADEGLPGFPSCVVKQLRPNTQSPSVMKMARELFEREAYTLGKIGSHPQIPRLLDYFEEDGNFYLVQEFVDGETLKQEFERRGPFSEIEIRKILAEIFPALGFMHQNGVIHRDIKPANIMRRKQDGQLVLIDFGAVSSQLNKPSADDDPSGLLTNFAIGTPGFAPPEQMAMRPVYSSDLYATAMSCLYLMTGRSPKDLPHDPYTGEINWKAGVKFSDRMRVVFEKLLQQSVSQRFRSAEEALKALESGGISEEAPKATAIPKINGQVPSTPSSVTIKAANTQPPNSRIQAQKYSSTQGWDSGMLTAGNTRAGATSRLGGELKGGRKVIVEYSQGKRNFANQDYSKAAFGSATLSGIVMSRSKLVEADFCHSDLVGASFQGANLSQAKLNSANLRDAKMQRAVLVKADLGSASMISADLREANLQSAYMSKADLAGANLSGANLKGAYLSQANLKGTNLCNADLKGAKISDEQLSQAKTNWGTIRPDGSKRFL is encoded by the coding sequence TTGAGACAGGAAACCTTAGCCTTACTTAAGGAGGTTGGGGTAGTTTACGATATTAAGTCTAGGCAAAAGACAATCCCAAATGTCATCAAAGCCTTGCTATTTAATTTGATCAACCATTACTTGGGCTTTCGATCAACCGTGAGTTATTGCGTTAATCCGAACTGTGCTAATCCAAATAACGAACCATTTGCTACTAATTGTGCTAGCTGTGGTTCTAGTTTGAAGCTGAGAAACCGTTATCGGGCAAGTCGTCCACTGGGAAAGGGTGGATTTGGAGCAACATTTCTTGCTGCCGACGAAGGACTACCGGGGTTTCCATCTTGTGTCGTTAAGCAATTACGCCCAAATACCCAATCGCCTAGTGTGATGAAAATGGCAAGGGAATTATTTGAGCGTGAAGCTTATACCCTAGGCAAGATTGGTAGTCATCCTCAGATTCCTCGCTTATTAGATTATTTTGAAGAGGATGGTAATTTTTACCTAGTCCAAGAATTTGTTGATGGGGAAACGTTAAAGCAAGAGTTTGAGAGGCGTGGTCCTTTCAGTGAAATTGAGATTCGTAAAATTTTGGCGGAAATCTTTCCCGCCCTTGGCTTCATGCACCAAAATGGGGTGATTCACCGTGACATTAAGCCTGCGAACATCATGCGCCGCAAACAAGATGGTCAATTGGTCTTAATTGACTTTGGTGCGGTTTCTAGTCAGCTTAATAAGCCTTCTGCCGATGATGATCCAAGTGGTCTCTTAACAAATTTTGCGATCGGCACGCCTGGATTCGCACCACCAGAACAGATGGCGATGCGTCCTGTATATTCCAGTGATTTGTATGCCACGGCGATGAGTTGTCTGTACTTGATGACAGGACGATCGCCCAAGGATTTACCCCATGATCCCTATACAGGGGAGATTAACTGGAAAGCGGGTGTTAAATTCAGCGATCGCATGAGAGTTGTCTTTGAGAAATTGCTTCAGCAGTCCGTATCACAGCGCTTTCGTTCTGCCGAAGAAGCTTTAAAGGCTTTAGAATCTGGTGGTATATCTGAGGAAGCCCCTAAAGCTACTGCTATTCCTAAAATTAATGGTCAAGTACCATCAACACCTTCATCTGTGACGATCAAAGCCGCGAATACTCAGCCACCAAACTCGCGTATTCAAGCACAAAAATATAGCAGTACCCAAGGATGGGATAGTGGAATGCTGACAGCTGGCAATACCCGTGCTGGTGCGACGAGTCGGCTTGGAGGTGAACTTAAAGGTGGGCGCAAAGTTATTGTTGAGTACAGTCAAGGTAAACGTAATTTTGCCAACCAAGACTATTCTAAAGCTGCCTTTGGTAGCGCGACTCTTTCAGGAATTGTGATGAGTCGCTCGAAATTAGTTGAAGCAGATTTTTGTCATAGTGATTTAGTTGGGGCAAGTTTTCAAGGTGCAAATCTGTCTCAAGCAAAGTTAAATAGTGCTAATTTGCGAGATGCCAAAATGCAGCGTGCAGTTCTAGTTAAGGCTGATCTAGGTAGTGCTTCGATGATATCTGCGGACTTGCGTGAGGCAAATCTTCAGTCAGCCTATATGAGTAAAGCCGATCTAGCGGGTGCTAATTTAAGTGGGGCAAATTTAAAGGGAGCTTACTTGAGTCAAGCTAATCTCAAGGGAACAAATCTTTGTAATGCGGATTTGAAAGGAGCTAAGATTTCTGATGAACAATTATCTCAAGCAAAAACCAATTGGGGTACAATTCGCCCCGATGGCAGTAAGCGGTTTTTATAA